In Pyxicephalus adspersus chromosome 12, UCB_Pads_2.0, whole genome shotgun sequence, a genomic segment contains:
- the TTC8 gene encoding LOW QUALITY PROTEIN: tetratricopeptide repeat protein 8 (The sequence of the model RefSeq protein was modified relative to this genomic sequence to represent the inferred CDS: substituted 2 bases at 2 genomic stop codons), translated as MGLEMDPLLQAWSYFRRRKFEQCSQLCGRILEKEPYDQAAWSLKTRALTEMVYVDEIDVDQEGIAEMTLDENSIAQVARPGTSLRQSTAKKIEGPSPAVRPVTQSGRPLTGFVRPGTQSGRPGTMEQAIRTPRTANTARPITSASGRHVRLGTASMLTNPDGPFINLSRINLSKYAQSPNLAKTLFEYIFHHENDVKNALELAALATEHAQFKDWWWKVQLGKCYYRLGLFREAENQFKSALSQQDMVDTLLYLGKVGVCITHSHYRIWSQPCLQRNSFCGSFDKQQXLLIFVFXEMNNLVSSSEYYKEVLKQDNTHVEAIACIGSSHFYTDQPEIALRFYRRLLQMGVYNCQLYNNLGLCCFYAQQYDMVLTSFERALSLAENDEEVAEVWYNLGHVAVGIGDLNLAYQCFKLSLANNNDHAEAYNNLAVLEMHKNRFEQARALLQTSAALAPHMYEPHFNFASVSDNVGDLQSSYVAAKKSEAAFPDHVETQQLIKKLQQHFAMT; from the exons ATGGGGCTGGAGATGGATCCCTTGCTGCAGGCATGGAGCTATTTTCGGCGCAGGAAGTTCGAGCAGTGCTCGCAGCTGTGTGGCCGCATCTTGGAGAAGGAGCCCTATGACCAG GCAGCATGGAGTTTGAAGACCCGGGCCCTGACCGAAATGGTGTATGTGGATGAGATTGATGTGGATCAAGAAGGAATTGCTGAAATGACATTGGATGAAAATTCCATTGCACAAGTCGCAC GGCCTGGCACCAGCCTCAGACAATCAACAGCAAAGAAAATCGAGGGGCCAAGTCCAGCAgtcag ACCCGTCACCCAATCTGGCAGACCCCTGACGGGCTTTGTGCGACCTGGTACACAGTCTGGTCGTCCTGGTACTATGGAACAAGCAATCCGAACCCCTCGAACTGCAAATACTGCGCGGCCAATCACCAGTGCCTCTGGAAGGCATGTCCGTCTTGGAACG GCCTCAATGCTGACCAATCCAGATGGACCATTTATCAATCTATCCAGAATAAATTTATCTAAATATGCTCAGAGTCCCAACTTGGCAAAG acGCTGTTTGAATACATCTTCCACCATGAAAATGATGTGAAAAAT GCTCTGGAGTTGGCTGCTCTGGCCACAGAACACGCTCAGTTCAAAGACTGGTGGTGGAAGGTTCAGCTGGGAAAGTGTTATTACAG GCTGGGGCTGTTCCGTGAAGCAGAGAATCAGTTTAAATCCGCTCTCTCACAACAGGATATGGTGGACACACTTCTGTACCTAGGAAAGGTAGGTGTTTGCATAACACATTCCCATTATAGAATTT GGAGTCAGCCATGCCTTCAGAGGAATTCGTTTTGTGGTAGTTTTGACAAGCAACAAtagcttttaatttttgttttctaggAAATGAATAACCTGGTCTCCTCCTCTGAATACTACAAGGAGGTCCTCAAACAGGACAATACACATGTAGAAGCCATTGCATGTATCGGAAGCAGCCATTTCTACACCGATCAGCCAGAGATTGCTCTGAGATTTTACAG GCGTCTCCTTCAGATGGGAGTCTATAACTGCCAGCTGTATAACAACCTGGGCTTGTGTTGCTTCTACGCTCAGCAGTACGATATGGTTCTGACATCATTTGAGCGAGCTCTGTCCCTGGCTGAGAATGATGAGGAGGTGGCAGAAGTTTGGTACAACCTGGGGCATGTTGCTGTG GGGATCGGTGATCTTAATTTGGCTTATCAGTGCTTTAAATTAAGTCTTGCCAATAACAATGACCATGCAGAGGCTTATAATAACCTGGCTGTCCTGGAGATGCACAAAAATCGCTTTGAGCAG GCCCGAGCTCTACTGCAAACCTCTGCCGCCTTGGCCCCCCACATGTACGAACCACATTTCAACTTTGCTTCTGTCTCAGACAAT GTTGGAGACCTCCAGAGCAGTTATGTGGCTGCGAAGAAGTCAGAAGCTGCATTTCCAGATCACGTGGAGACCCAGCAACTTATCAAGAAGTTGCAGCAGCATTTTGCCATGACCTAA